From the Chitinophagales bacterium genome, the window AAAAATGTTGAGCAAAAAAATACAGTATATAAACTAAGACTCCTCACAGAATTGCTTTCGGTGAGGAGTCACTATGGTGAGCTGGTGCTTCGTCTATCCTAAAAAGGCGTCTAGCAAATTAGGGTTGGTATGTTGTTTTAATTTTTGCATAGAGCGTTCTTTAATTTGGCGCACTCGTTCACGGGTAAGCCCAAATTTTTGCCCTATTTCTTCTAAGGTCATGGGTTCTTTACCTCGTAAACCAAAGTAGCTGGTAATAATTTCAATTTCTCGTTCGTTTAGCTGCTCCAGCATGGCAAAGAGTTCGGCTTCGGCACTTTTTTTAATAAGGCTTTGCTCGGGAGTCATATCTTCTATGTTAGAAAGTGTATCGGCAAGGCTGGAGCCTTCGGTAAAGCGGGCATCGGTGGAGAGGGTTGGTGTATTATTTTTAAAGTAATCGTTCACATCTTCTTTACTCATGCCCACATGCTCTGCCAGTTCATCAATACTGGGTTCGCGCTGGTATTCTTGCTCGAATGCTTGGAAAGCACGATTTATTTTTGTGAAGGTTCCTACCTTGTTAATAGGTACGCGGATAATGCGCGATTGCTCAATAATGGCTTGCATAATGGCTTGGCGAATCCACCAAACGGCATAGGAAATAAATTTGAAGCCTTTGGTTTCGTCAAATTTTTTGGCGGCTCTGATTAATCCTAAATTGCCTTCGTTTATTAAATCGCTGAGTGGCAGCCCTTGGTTTTGATATTGTTTGGCTACGCTTACTACAAAGCGTAGGTTAGAATTTACCAGTTCTTCTAATGCTTCTAAATCATCGTTTTTTATGCGCTTGGCTAAATTTGCTTCTTGTTCGGAAGTGAGCATGTTGGTTTTGCCTATTTCCGATAGGTATTTTTCTACACATTCACTATCGCGCTGGGTAATTTGGTTGGTAAGTCTTAGTGCTTTCATTTAATAGGATTTTCAAGTTTTTCGTTAGTTCATCATGTAATACGCGTTCTGTTAAAAAAATGTTTCGCTGGGTATTGACAAAATCTAAACTTCGCATTATGCTGTTTGGGCTTCTCAAAAAATACTTACGTTTGAACCATTATGCAACGCATTTATTTAGATAATGCTGCCACCACACCTTTAGATAAAAGAGTGTTAGATGAAATGTTGCCATACTTTACAGAGCAATTTGGCAACCCAAGTTCCATTCATTTTTATGGTAGGAAGCCAAAGGCAGCGATTGAAAAAGCTCGAAAACAGGTAGCCGGATATTTGAATGTTTCGCCCGGAGAAATTTTCTTTACCAGCGGAGGTACCGAGAGTAATAATATGGCACTGAATGCTGCAGTGTATTCACTGGGAGTTAAAAGAATTATTACATCTAAAACGGAGCACGATTGTGTGTTAAATACTTCGTTGCACTTAGCAAAAGCTGGTGTAGAAATAGTGTTTGTGCCGGTAGATGGCAAAGGGAATATTGATATGAATGTGCTGCAACAATTGTTGCAAGATACTAAGTGTACATTGGTAAGTCTTATGCACGTAAACAACGAAATTGGAACTATTACCAATATCGCAGCTATAGCACAATTGTGCGAGCATTATGGCGCTTATTTCCATACCGATACAGTACAGAGTTTGGCTTATTTTTCATTTGATTTGCAGCAGTTGAAAGTTCATTTTTTGAGTGGCTCGGCACATAAGTTTCACGGGCCCAAAGGTGTTGGCTTTTTATATATCAACAGCCAAATAAATGTGCAACCCATGTTTTATGGCGGAGGGCAAGAAAGGAATATGCGCGCTGGTACCGAAAATGTACCATCTATTGTAGGTTTAGGGAGGGCGTTGGAGTTGGCGCAGCAAGAAACCGCAAGCACGTTAGCCCATTTTTTACTGCTAAGAAATGAAATGAAACAGCAACTAGCGCAGGCTATTGCAGGTGTGGAGTTTAATGGAGCGCAAGAAAATGTGTTTGCGAAAATACTAAGTGTGTCGTTGCCGCCACATGCTAAAAACGAAATGCTGCTAATGAATTTAGATATGGCCGGCATTGCGGCAAGTGGAGGCAGTGCTTGCTCTTCGGGTACCGAAAAAGGCAGCCATGTATTAGAAGCAATTGGTGCAGATGAAAGCAGGAAATCGCTTAGATTTTCGTTTTCTAAGTTTAATACCATAGAG encodes:
- a CDS encoding RNA polymerase sigma factor RpoD/SigA, with the translated sequence MKALRLTNQITQRDSECVEKYLSEIGKTNMLTSEQEANLAKRIKNDDLEALEELVNSNLRFVVSVAKQYQNQGLPLSDLINEGNLGLIRAAKKFDETKGFKFISYAVWWIRQAIMQAIIEQSRIIRVPINKVGTFTKINRAFQAFEQEYQREPSIDELAEHVGMSKEDVNDYFKNNTPTLSTDARFTEGSSLADTLSNIEDMTPEQSLIKKSAEAELFAMLEQLNEREIEIITSYFGLRGKEPMTLEEIGQKFGLTRERVRQIKERSMQKLKQHTNPNLLDAFLG
- a CDS encoding cysteine desulfurase, which codes for MQRIYLDNAATTPLDKRVLDEMLPYFTEQFGNPSSIHFYGRKPKAAIEKARKQVAGYLNVSPGEIFFTSGGTESNNMALNAAVYSLGVKRIITSKTEHDCVLNTSLHLAKAGVEIVFVPVDGKGNIDMNVLQQLLQDTKCTLVSLMHVNNEIGTITNIAAIAQLCEHYGAYFHTDTVQSLAYFSFDLQQLKVHFLSGSAHKFHGPKGVGFLYINSQINVQPMFYGGGQERNMRAGTENVPSIVGLGRALELAQQETASTLAHFLLLRNEMKQQLAQAIAGVEFNGAQENVFAKILSVSLPPHAKNEMLLMNLDMAGIAASGGSACSSGTEKGSHVLEAIGADESRKSLRFSFSKFNTIEEVTTAAKVLANIF